A window of Candidatus Vicinibacter proximus contains these coding sequences:
- a CDS encoding insulinase family protein, giving the protein MKEIVQQEWPLIIAGPNWELKLPEFDTIQISNGALVYSLKSNKEGLCYLEFVFENGRLTEHKKLSSRMCASQIQEGTQKFSNPEIVDFFDYYGCSYSIHADLDFTVMSLSCLEKHFETIAKFVVDLLTTPIFPEDQLVKGKVFLSSQLSHQLTEPDFVSYREFTAHLYGSHSPYGYNSTPELIADLNREDLILYHQENYVANRLKVFYCGASKGLEFWERLLGIFPNHGKNEPVKMTIHHPEVLNHHTAMANCSQTSLKIGLKLFPKTHDDYYGMYMLNTILGDYFGSRLMHHIREEHGLTYDIHSTIDAQTHDGCFYISAELNPESREKSIEMIKKEIKKLRSKPVPEQELNMVRNYLNGHLLRLVDGPFQSILFLKILLTEFKTLEAFDKLVQKIRYVDQKDLMALANQYLIAEEMSVFSAGA; this is encoded by the coding sequence GTGAAAGAAATTGTACAACAAGAGTGGCCATTGATCATTGCAGGTCCCAATTGGGAATTGAAATTGCCGGAGTTTGACACCATTCAGATTTCCAATGGCGCACTGGTTTATTCTTTAAAATCCAATAAGGAGGGCTTGTGTTACCTTGAGTTTGTTTTTGAAAATGGCCGCTTGACGGAACATAAGAAGCTAAGTTCCAGGATGTGTGCTTCTCAAATCCAGGAAGGGACTCAGAAATTTTCCAATCCGGAAATAGTTGATTTCTTTGATTATTATGGCTGTTCTTACAGTATTCATGCGGATTTGGACTTTACGGTAATGTCGCTCAGTTGTCTGGAGAAACATTTTGAAACCATTGCAAAGTTTGTTGTGGATTTGTTGACCACTCCGATATTTCCGGAAGATCAGCTGGTGAAGGGAAAGGTATTTCTTTCTTCACAATTAAGTCACCAACTGACTGAACCGGACTTTGTTTCTTATCGGGAGTTTACTGCTCATCTTTATGGAAGCCATTCACCCTATGGTTACAATTCGACGCCTGAACTCATCGCTGACCTCAATAGGGAAGATCTCATTTTGTACCATCAGGAAAACTATGTGGCAAATAGACTAAAAGTGTTTTACTGCGGGGCATCCAAAGGTTTGGAGTTTTGGGAAAGATTATTGGGTATTTTTCCAAACCATGGTAAAAATGAACCCGTTAAAATGACAATCCACCATCCGGAAGTTTTGAATCATCATACTGCCATGGCCAATTGTTCTCAAACCAGTCTAAAAATCGGTCTTAAGCTTTTCCCCAAAACACATGATGACTATTATGGAATGTACATGTTGAATACTATATTGGGCGATTATTTTGGATCAAGATTAATGCACCATATTCGCGAGGAACACGGCTTGACGTATGATATTCATTCTACCATAGATGCTCAGACTCATGATGGATGCTTTTACATCAGTGCTGAATTAAATCCTGAATCCAGGGAAAAATCTATTGAAATGATCAAAAAAGAAATTAAAAAACTTCGTTCCAAACCTGTTCCGGAGCAGGAATTGAACATGGTCCGGAATTATCTCAATGGTCATCTTCTAAGACTTGTGGATGGCCCCTTTCAATCCATATTATTCCTTAAAATTCTACTTACAGAATTTAAGACATTGGAAGCCTTTGACAAATTGGTTCAAAAGATCAGATATGTTGATCAGA